From a single Fusarium fujikuroi IMI 58289 draft genome, chromosome FFUJ_chr03 genomic region:
- a CDS encoding probable 1,3-beta-glucan synthase gives MANTFGATIRSFWHTMTSYDRHSSFDSPHRTGRHVPLQNGRGGIMTGVATASDSRNDVSSPYSDETGRASPLQPDGATFAPTSAPYSPGLRSMSARNASQGDGFEVQSPGDVPMQNFADGLPPAPPVAHSWRRIDAWADENYPELYDQLCEGATNNDLNDLEHQLDCSLPQDVRDSLMVHDGQERGGMPTGIIFSHMLLDCEEIVQEWDNWRTVNHQYLLETSINKPSTPSKAFGGSNEASSSKQGAAAGGSPGPWRQDLLSRQDCVPPNAVQKAYAHSSWIPLVRDWGGNNLAVDLAPGPGGQWGQIILFGRDYDTKYVVARSWAAFLAVVADDLNSGKWYVDEETNELKLREFKETRVEPSYFSILRWRMDQKYGRRAASNRRSMGPKPNSPLGSRSSSPYGSGGENGEPRGRSMQRLSGSSPLASPRPGAGYGKATPLSKVTEETTIPELADAYIQPEKLVEVESPRQSQDSKTPKVTTSIPRVESDLLKVEEEPSPKANGKKPEVVDESMKTIEI, from the exons ATGGCAAACAC TTTCGGTGCGACCATCAGGTCTTTCTGGCATACTATGACCAGTTATGACAGAC ATTCCTCATTTGACTCCCCTCATCGTACCGGTCGACATGTCCCCCTACAGAACGGTCGAGGCGGTATCATGACTGGCGTAGCAACAGCCTCCGATTCTCGAAACGATGTCTCATCTCCCTACTCCGACGAAACCGGCCGGGCTTCTCCTCTCCAACCCGACGGCGCTACTTTCGCTCCAACGAGCGCCCCCTATTCACCTGGCCTGAGATCGATGAGTGCGCGAAATGCTAGCCAgggcgatggcttcgaggTGCAGAGCCCCGGCGATGTCCCAATGCAAAACTTTGCCGATGGCCTCCCCCCTGCCCCCCCAGTTGCTCATTCCTGGAGGCGCATAGACGCATGGGCGGATGAAAATTATCCAGAGCTCTACGACCAGCTATGCGAAGGTGCTACCAACAATGATCTGAACGACCTGGAGCATCAGCTTGACtgctctcttcctcaagacgTCCGCGACTCGCTTATGGTTCATGATGGTCAAGAACGAGGAGGAATGCCGACCGGAATTATTTTTAGCCACATGTTGCTGGATTGCGAAGAGATTGTCCAGGAATGGGATAACTGGAGGACCGTCAATCACCAGTATTTGCTCGAAACATCCATCAACAAGCCCTCTACCCCTTCCAAGGCTTTTGGTGGCAGCAatgaggcttcttcttccaagcaAGGCGCCGCAGCTGGCGGTAGCCCTGGTCCTTGGAGACAAGATCTTCTCTCTCGTCAAGACTGCGTGCCCCCCAATGCTGTTCAAAAGGCATATGCTCATAGCTCATGGATCCCCCTCGTCCGTGACTGGGGTGGCAACAACTTGGCCGTCGATCTGGCTCCTGGTCCTGGTGGCCAGTGGGGCCAGATCATTCTGTTTGGTCGTGACTACGATACTAAGTACGTTGTCGCGCGCTCTTGGGCTGCGTTCCTGGCTGTTGTCGCGGATGATCTCAACAGTGGCAAGTGGTATGTGGATGAGGAAACCAACGAATTGAAGCTGCGAGAGTtcaaagagacaagagttGAGCCATCGTACTTCAGCATCCTCCGGTGGAGAATGGATCAGAAATACGGAAGAAGGGCAGCTTCAAACAGAAGGTCAATGGGACCCAAGCCTAATTCTCCTCTTGGCTCAcgttcttcttcaccttaTGGTAGTGGTGGTGAGAATGGCGAGCCCCGGGGCCGATCTATGCAACGACTCAGTGGATCATCTCCTTTGGCCAGCCCTCGACCAGGCGCAGGATACGGAAAGGCGACACCTTTGAGTAAGGTCACAGAGGAGACAACAATCCCAGAGCTGGCCGACGCATATATCCAGCCTGAGAAGCTTGTAGAGGTTGAAAGCCCCCGGCAAAGCCAGGACAGCAAAACTCCTAAAGTGACTACCAGCATTCCCCGAGTGGAATCCGACCTCCTCAAGGTGGAAGAAGAACCATCTCCCAAGGCGAACGGCAAGAAACCCGAGGTGGTGGACGAATCGATGAAGACGATCGAGATTTAA
- a CDS encoding related to secretion protein rsec8, protein MSNRFDRPHREGNGYGNFGRSNDDYRSGHQDGYGSDRYATPPATQQPRPPPSLRQMSSRSRIPQVQAPPQPADTHAARQITEVIDHIKKEWPAMCQDDCVPVQLALQLLDRSSVGRAHEYAQFQQSHNYLQESLKGIVHEHHQGFNSSIGTFHKIQSSIQQSQKRVRALKESLASSKTSLCTTDPELKKLSKSSQEFDALVQTLNELDDLRAVPDQLEARISEKRFLTAVEVLQNALRKLRKPELDDIGALTDLRSYLANQETALMDILVEELHEHLYLKSPYCQERWQSLAKTQGAVTEGFGDTKPIAPFHVILDAIDVDKTVREDPMKNPEADTFYYVGLLVESLNRLGRLQNAVETLKQRLPVELFTIVNETINEVDQRHPSSLRGGSARGDGLHVYGTRETQMRADVIYDLLWSLYGKFEAIGEGHRVFHESIKVLIRREGAGNNSALLGSFKELWNLYQNEIRSLLHNYVTTDADVYQFDSPNPGDTLHGKKDIREHLFKFSEANTKSVEMTSEYDALDNIIQDAVPGLGSRKQDRKGRNVQEGGRRGAGAGSDGPFGNSHQTTGSYKSLVEPSVFNMSLLLPPTLVFLQRLKNIVPPGSDLAASTLTTFLDNFLVNVFQPQLDETLAKLSDTVFGEADAFTQDPAWSQVARRPVFRGTTAFFEVVTAFCRMLGTIPPDQALSSLIVTQMMRYYDRCFSWFKTLVVKAQDPATEISNDNLRSSARFSLDQGEIQETMKKLFMSEEMDWELAEKEIHLLMELTDESPLDSGDIIQDRDSISSLCLLYTSMKWLAVKIAGLRQITTHDTDTSRQNLPRHSSRRWTLMNDTGKTAGEEGPVSLPLTQETVQAFDSIVSSFEELAGTALLTLHMEIRCRIVHSLSIALSPKVAPYLLDQEVSEPDPQILSLNSELVFFDETIVKYLREKEIAFIRTGLGLLINCYLVSNACKASPMNDKGCGRMQLNILVLQQNLKNVEEGVDLARAANYFSLYEQGADAIVEKAKEDKEQQRGTSAQDPDNFSYDELKALVELCYSEAMANPERGIATAAKRQMQDKLLGLSEHMWQT, encoded by the exons ATGTCGAATCGATTCGACCGACCTCACCGTGAAGGTAACGGCTATGGCAACTTTGGACGCTCCAACGATGACTACCGGTCCGGGCATCAAGATGGCTACGGCAGCGATCGATATGCCACACCGCCTGCCACTCAACAGCCGCGACCACCACCCAGTCTTCGACAGATGTCCTCCCGATCACGCATACCACAAGTACAAGCTCCACCACAACCAGCAGACACTCATGCTGCACGGCAAATTACCGAGGTTATCGACCACATAAAGAAAGAATGGCCTGCAATGTGTCAAGACGATTGCGTCCCTGTTCAACTGGCGTTGCAGCTCCTCGATAGGAGCTCGGTTGGTCGCGCTCACGAATACGCCCAGTTCCAGCAATCACATAACTACTTGCAAGAATCGCTTAAGGGCATCGTCCACGAACACCACCAGGGCTTCAACAGTTCTATAGGTACATTTCACAAAATTCAAAGTAGCATTCAGCAGTCACAGAAGCGAGTACGTGCCTTGAAGGAATCACTGGCGAGTTCCAAAACAAGTCTCTGCACAACGGATCCTGAATTAAAGAAACTTTCAAAATCATCACAAGAGTTTGACGCCTTGGTGCAAACTCTTAATGAGTTGGATGACCTCCGAGCAGTACCGGATCAGTTGGAGGCAAGGATATCGGAGAAGAGATTCTTGACGGCCGTGGAAGTGCTTCAGAATGCGCTGCGAAAGCTACGGAAGCCTGAATTGGACGATATTGGTGCCCTTACTGACTTGAGGAGCTACCTTGCAAACCAAGAGACTGCCCTGATGGATATCCTTGTAGAAGAGCTACACGAGCACCTCTATCTCAAGTCACCGTATTGCCAGGAAAGATGGCAGAGCTTGGCTAAAACGCAAGGCGCCGTCACCGAAGGCTTTGGTGATACCAAGCCCATCGCCCCATTTCACGTTATTCTCGATGCCATTGACGTTGACAAGACGGTCCGGGAAGATCCTATGAAAAATCCCGAAGCCGATACATTTTACTATGTAGGACTGCTGGTGGAATCTCTAAACAGGCTCGGACGTTTGCAAAATGCCGTGGAGACTCTTAAGCAGCGACTCCCAGTTGAGCTCTTTACTATCGTCAATGAGACTATCAACGAGGTGGATCAAAGGCATCCCAGCTCTTTACGAGGAGGATCAGCCAGAGGCGATGGTCTTCACGTCTATGGAACACGTGAAACACAAATGCGAGCAGATGTGATCTACGACCTCTTATGGTCTCTATATGGCAAGTTTGAGGCAATTGGAGAAGGTCATCGTGTGTTCCACGAGTCTATCAAGGTCCTAATCCGAAGGGAAGGCGCTGGTAACAATAGTGCCCTACTTGGAAGCTTCAAAGAGCTGTGGAATCTATACCAGAACGAGATTAGATCTTTGCTGCATAATTATGTTACGACCGATGCAGATGTCTATCAATTCGACTCGCCAAACCCAGGAGATACGCTCCATGGCAAGAAAGACATACGAGAGCATCTTTTCAAGTTTTCTGAAGCGAACACAAAGTCTGTTGAGATGACGAGTGAATACGACGCATTGGACAACATCATCCAGGATGCCGTTCCTGGGCTAGGATCTCGAAAGCAAGACAGAAAAGGGCGGAACGTCCaggaaggaggaagaagaggagcaggagcaggaagTGATGGTCCGTTTGGAAACAGTCATCAAACAACAGGCTCGTACAAATCTCTGGTGGAACCTAGTGTTTTCAATATGAGCTTGTTACTACCGCCAACGTTGGTCTTCCTGCAGCGTCTCAAGAACATCGTCCCTCCCGGCTCAGACCTGGCAGCAAGCACGCTAACAACGTTCTTGGACAATTTCTTGGTCAATGTCTTTCAACCACAACTGGACGAGACTCTCGCCAAATTGAGCGACACCGTCTTTGGGGAGGCAGATGCATTCACACAAGACCCAGCCTGGAGCCAGGTAGCACGTCGGCCTGTGTTCCGAGGAACAACAGCCTTTTTCGAGGTTGTGACAGCTTTCTGTCGTATGCTGGGAACCATACCACCAGACCAAGCACTCAGCTCGCTGATTGTCACTCAAATGATGCGATACTATGACCGCTGCTTCAGCTGGTTCAAAACGCTTGTCGTCAAAGCTCAGGATCCGGCCACCGAGATTAGCAACGACAACCTGAGGTCATCGGCACGATTCTCTCTGGACCAGGGAGAAATACAAGAAACAATGAAGAAGCTTTTCATGTCAGAAGAGATGGATTGGGAATTGGCCGAAAAGGAGATACACTTGTTGATGGAACTCACAGATGAGTCGCCACTCGACTCGGGTGACATCATTCAGGATCGAGattccatctcatccctGTGTTTATTGTACACCAGCATGAAGTGGCTTGCAGTTAAAATTGCTGGCCTGCGGCAGATTACAACGCATGACACCGATACATCACGACAAAATCTGCCTCGACATTCGAGCCGAAGATGGACTCTTATGAACGATACTGGCAAGACcgcaggagaagaaggtcctGTGTCACTACCACTAACACAGGAAACTGTGCA AGCGTTTGACAGCATAGTGTCGTCCTTCGAAGAACTTGCAGGAACTGCGCTACTAACTCTCCACATGGAGATCCGGTGCCGCATAGTTCATTCATTGTCCATTGCCTTGTCGCCTAAGGTGGCACCCTACCTGCTTGACCAGGAAGTGAGTGAACCTGATCCCCAGATCTTGAGCCTCAACTCGGAATTGGTATTCTTTGACGAGACGATCGTGAAGTATCtcagagagaaagagatagCCTTTATTCGAACGGGTCTGGGGCTGCTTATAAACTGTTATCTTGTGAGCAATGCATGCAAAGCGTCGCCTATGAATGACAAGGGCTGCGGGCGTATGCAACTCAACATTCTTGTGCTGCAACAGAACCTCAAGAACGTGGAGGAAGGGGTAGACCTGGCGCGTGCAGCAAATTACTTTTCGCTATACGAACAAGGGGCAGACGCCATTGTAGAGAAGGCAAAGGAGGACAAAGAGCAGCAACGGGGAACCAGCGCGCAGGACCCAGACAACTTTTCGTACGACGAACTCAAGGCACTTGTCGAGCTCTGCTATAGTGAGGCTATGGCAAATCCTGAACGAGGAATCGCCACTGCAGCCAAGCGACAGATGCAGGACAAACTGCTCGGGCTGAGCGAGCACATGTGGCAGACATAG